One Microvirga mediterraneensis genomic window carries:
- a CDS encoding acetoin reductase, which produces MSINGKVALVTGAGQGIGRGIALRLAKDGADIAIVDVNQEKMAAVASEVAQIGRKATIFRADVANRDDVYAAVEHAQKELGGFDIMVNNAGIAQVQPLSDVTPEEVDRILNINVQGVLWGIQAAAKKFRQRKQKGKIINASSIAGHDGFAMLGIYSATKFAVRALTQAAAKEFAGDGITVNAYCPGIVGTDMWVEIDKRFAELTGAEVGATYKKYVEGIALGRAETPDDVAALVSYLAGPDSDYITGQAILIDGGIVYR; this is translated from the coding sequence ATGAGCATCAATGGAAAAGTGGCTCTCGTGACGGGGGCAGGCCAAGGCATCGGCCGCGGCATTGCATTACGCCTGGCGAAAGACGGCGCCGACATCGCTATCGTCGATGTCAACCAGGAAAAGATGGCAGCTGTCGCAAGCGAGGTGGCGCAGATCGGACGCAAGGCAACGATCTTCCGGGCAGATGTCGCGAATCGTGACGATGTCTACGCCGCGGTTGAGCATGCCCAAAAGGAACTTGGCGGCTTTGACATCATGGTCAACAATGCTGGAATCGCCCAGGTCCAGCCTCTTAGCGATGTCACGCCGGAAGAGGTCGATCGGATCCTGAACATCAACGTTCAGGGTGTGCTCTGGGGAATCCAAGCCGCAGCGAAGAAGTTTAGGCAGCGCAAGCAAAAAGGCAAGATTATCAATGCATCCTCGATTGCCGGGCATGATGGCTTCGCCATGCTCGGGATCTATTCGGCTACCAAGTTTGCTGTCCGGGCATTGACCCAGGCTGCGGCGAAGGAGTTCGCTGGCGATGGGATTACGGTCAACGCCTACTGCCCCGGCATTGTCGGGACCGACATGTGGGTCGAGATCGACAAGCGCTTCGCCGAGCTCACCGGCGCTGAGGTCGGCGCGACCTACAAGAAGTATGTTGAGGGCATCGCGCTCGGAAGGGCCGAGACTCCGGACGATGTCGCAGCTTTGGTTTCCTATTTGGCTGGCCCGGATTCCGATTACATCACGGGACAGGCAATCCTAATCGATGGCGGCATCGTGTATCGGTAA
- a CDS encoding TniQ family protein codes for MDASLVTPCTGSAAARKVWSLTLRPLPKTVSPHPDELLSGWLARLAAANYCNLVDLLAHVGIDRRHTIMLDFALETEAAERIAAFARTDVDRVQSLLFPLLTQTEAALTAQVPLHTCPNCSRQGLALKHWRRAWAVDCQVCGALLTPILGKPGIGLLSDQLLHRARVGAALLGSAVTLNSVSQIRRAMRGVAFAMALKNARGTPTAALQSYNPEVRLFCLAAIAAVQKRPLLKAALFTIGIDDFARVALLRTYHREARLLATVDRIACRIQHRVRTLRSRSSEQS; via the coding sequence ATGGACGCCAGTCTGGTCACGCCATGCACCGGTTCAGCGGCGGCTCGAAAAGTCTGGAGCCTGACGCTGCGCCCGCTGCCGAAGACTGTCTCGCCCCACCCTGACGAATTGCTTTCCGGCTGGCTCGCGCGGCTTGCCGCTGCCAACTACTGCAATTTGGTCGATCTTCTTGCGCACGTCGGCATCGACCGTCGTCATACCATCATGCTCGACTTCGCGCTTGAGACAGAAGCTGCTGAAAGGATCGCTGCGTTTGCTCGTACTGATGTCGACCGCGTGCAGTCACTTCTGTTTCCTCTCCTGACCCAGACCGAAGCCGCACTGACAGCGCAAGTACCGCTCCATACGTGTCCAAACTGTTCGCGACAGGGTCTGGCGCTCAAACATTGGCGACGGGCATGGGCAGTCGACTGCCAGGTCTGCGGAGCATTACTGACCCCGATACTCGGCAAGCCTGGCATCGGCTTGCTTTCGGATCAGTTGCTTCATCGTGCCCGCGTGGGTGCTGCCCTGCTTGGATCTGCAGTGACGCTAAACAGCGTTAGTCAAATCCGACGGGCAATGCGCGGCGTTGCCTTTGCCATGGCACTCAAGAATGCTCGCGGAACCCCTACTGCGGCACTGCAAAGCTATAATCCAGAAGTCCGGCTCTTCTGCCTCGCCGCGATTGCCGCAGTCCAGAAGCGTCCGCTGCTCAAGGCGGCGTTGTTCACCATTGGTATCGATGACTTCGCCAGGGTCGCCTTGCTCCGGACCTATCACAGGGAGGCCCGATTGCTCGCCACCGTCGATCGTATTGCGTGCCGGATACAGCACCGAGTTCGCACCTTGAGATCAAGGAGCAGCGAACAATCCTGA